The Oceanicaulis alexandrii DSM 11625 genomic interval CGCGGGGTATCGAACGACAAAGACAAAAATAAAGACGGTCAGGACCTCCCCATGTCGAACGACAAAGCCTTCTGGGACCGCATTGCGCGCAAATACGCCGCAGATCCCATCGCCGATGAAGCGACCTACCAGCACAAGCTCGAAAAGACGCGCGAATGCTTCACGCCAGACTCGCGCGTGCTTGAGTTTGGATGCGGAACCGGCTCCACCGCGCTGCTTCATGCGCCCTTCGTGAAAGAGATCATCGCGACAGATTTATCTGACGGGATGATCGAGATCGCTCATGAGCGGGCGGCGGAGGCCGGTGTGGAGAATGTGCGCTTTCAAGCCATCGACGTTGCAGACCTGGCTGAACCCAATGAGAGCTTTGACGTCGTCCTGGGCCTAAACGTCCTGCACCTCCTGCCAAACAGGCGCGAGGTGATGACGCAGAGCTATGATCTGCTCAAGCCGGGCGGGGTGTTCATCACCAGCACGGCCTGTCTGGGAGACGGCATGTGGTTTCTGGCGCTGATCAAGCCGATCATGCGTCTGTTTGGCGGCTGGCCAGATTTTCAGATTTTCCGCCAAACACGGCTGATCGACGAAATGCGGCAGGCGGGGTTTGACATCACCTATACCCACCGTCCGGCGAAAGCGCCGACGGTGTTTGTCATCGCCCGCAAGCCTTTGCTCTAGCTTCGAACCTTCACGTACTCCCCCGGCGCCGGGCAGAGCGGTTCTCTGACGCCGCCTCCCGGTTGCCGGGCGGGAACCTGTTCATCACTGAGCGCCAGCAGCCAGTCTCGCCAGTGCGGCCACCAGGAGCCGGGATACTCGACTGCATCCTTCATCCAGTCTTCGCGCGTTTCAGGCAGCTTGGTGTTGATCCAGTGCTGATATTTCTGGGCGTCGGGATGGTTCACCACGCCGGCGATATGGCCTGAGCCCGCCATCATGTATTCAACCGGTCCGCCAAACAGGCGGGCCGATCGGTACACGCTGTCGGCCGGAGCGATATGGTCTTTCTGGCTCGCCTGCATGAAGATCGGGATCTGGACGTCTTTCATGTTCAGCAGATGACCGTCCAGCTCCAGCTTGCCCTCCGCGAGCAAGTTCTGGCGATAGAACGCATTCAGATAAAACAGATGCAGCGCCTTGGGCATGCGGGTTTGATCGGCGTTCCAGTATAGAAGATCAAAGGCTTGCGGCTCTCGGCCCAAGAGATAATTCTTGATCACGAACGACCACACAAGATCGTTCGAACGCAGCATGTTGAAGGTGTCCGCCATGGTGCGGCCGTCCAGAACGCCGCCCTGAGCGTCCATCAGGCGTGAGATTTCAGCGATCCATTCTTCATCCGCGAAGACGAGCAAGTCACCGGCGAGCTTGAAGTCATGCTGGGCGGCGAAGAAGGTCGCGGAAGCGATGCGGTCATCGTGCTCGACCGCCATCCAGGCCAGCGCCGTCCCCAGCATGGTGCCGCCGATGCAATACCCGACCGTGTCGACCTGATGTTCTCCGGTCACCTCTTCAATCACTTCGAGCGACTGAAACAAGCCTTCTTTGATGTAGTCCTGGAACGTCACGTCCTTCATGGACGCATCAGGGTTCACCCAGGAAATCAGGAAAACCGTGAAGCCCTGTTCGGTCAGCCAACGGATCATCG includes:
- a CDS encoding class I SAM-dependent methyltransferase → MSNDKAFWDRIARKYAADPIADEATYQHKLEKTRECFTPDSRVLEFGCGTGSTALLHAPFVKEIIATDLSDGMIEIAHERAAEAGVENVRFQAIDVADLAEPNESFDVVLGLNVLHLLPNRREVMTQSYDLLKPGGVFITSTACLGDGMWFLALIKPIMRLFGGWPDFQIFRQTRLIDEMRQAGFDITYTHRPAKAPTVFVIARKPLL